A window of the Eleutherodactylus coqui strain aEleCoq1 chromosome 8, aEleCoq1.hap1, whole genome shotgun sequence genome harbors these coding sequences:
- the PTX4 gene encoding pentraxin-4: MMITTTGETMCRILLVFSMLCLPSVFMEQTRLLEQRKPFFERFRRLEEQFRRFQEVTLTRLQGIAENYNVSYNIGARFQHIHDQQQSLAEAFNATNEMTQSEVNGFKSWVKRIQKKTKKLDLRISALEEAVAERNKQLTKENKARDVTLTNLTSSLTSQKRIIYQLVKDKSALQQGMEMLRESVERQGGKIADLEKQLQNMQQNEILPLGALMEPQEVNQSPETRQELPPQTVPGLKTVQQRMTKLQAKHNQRKKLQEEQQILMSTINKMAPMAAQRREETRSVGPSGEKTIGLHTTRAPLSVTLVPHLNQKTIQYEDQTMADPVVSNIIQVSALRGNVTKDNRPPGGDRAPDVHSTRKPPHITDVSDPEEKTTKTPATLCNVDSMLIFPNSSTENFVTFDKGLKEPLHELSICSWMKTNVGYVGTILSYATEENDNKLVLHGRHGATYDSLHFVIGDPVFRELPIVPLVDGNWHHTCFIWSSIQGKYWFYVDRRLISTSSRFQKGYEIPPGGSLVLGQEQDTLGGGFDSSEAFVGHLAGFAMWNRALTPGEVSTIATGKGLPRGTILTIADASSLHGSVERVDCTCLEHCL; this comes from the exons ATGATGATAACGACGACAGGTGAAACCATGTGCAGAATACTCCTGGTGTTCTCTATGCTGTGTCTTCCCAGCGTCTTCATGGAACAGACCCGTCTTCTAGAACAGAGGAAGCCTTTCTTTGAACGGTTCAGGCGGTTGGAAGAGCAG TTTCGTCGCTTTCAAGAAGTAACCTTGACTCGTCTACAAGGAATCGCTGAAAACTACAACGTCTCCTACAATATTGGTGCTCGTTTCCAACACATTCATGACCAGCAGCAGTCACTGGCAGAAGCCTTCAATGCTACCAATGAGATGACTCAGAGTGAGGTGAATGGTTTCAAATCCTGGGTGAAGAGAATTCAGAAGAAAACCAAAAAGCTGGACCTGAGGATCTCCGCCCTGGAGGAAGCTGTGGCCGAGAGGAACAAGCAGTTGACCAAGGAGAACAAAGCTAGAGATGTGACATTGACAAACCTGACCTCATCCCTCACAAGCCAAAAGAGGATCATCTACCAGCTGGTGAAGGACAAGAGCGCGTTACAGCAGGGCATGGAGATGCTCCGCGAGTCTGTGGAAAGACAGGGAGGTAAAATAGCAGATTTGGAGAAGCAGTTGCAAAATATGCAACAAAATGAGATCCTGCCACTTGGTGCTTTGATGGAACCACAAGAGGTGAACCAGTCCCCTGAAACCAGGCAGGAGCTCCCACCACAGACTGTTCCTGGACTGAAAACTGTCCAACAACGCATGACAAAGCTGCAAGCCAAACATAACCAGAGGAAGAAGCTgcaggaagagcagcagataCTGATGTCCACCATCAATAAGATGGCTCCCATGGCAGCTCAACGTAGAGAGGAGACAAGGTCGGTTGGTCCGTCGGGGGAGAAGACCATTGGTCTACATACTACAAGGGCACCACTAAGTGTGACATTGGTCCCGCACCTTAACCAGAAGACCATCCAGTATGAAGACCAGACGATGGCTGACCCCGTCGTCAGTAATATCATCCAGGTATCTGCCTTACGAGGAAATGTGACCAAGGATAACAGACCTCCTGGAGGAGATAGAGCTCCCGATGTACACAGTACTAGGAAGCCACCACATATCACAGATGTCTCAGACCCTGAGGAGAAGACCACGAAGACCCCAGCAACAC TCTGCAATGTGGATTCTATGCTTATTTTCCCCAATTCTTCCACTGAGAACTTTGTAACATTCGATAAGGGGTTGAAGGAACCTTTGCATGAACTCTCCATCTGCAGTTGGATGAAGACTAACGTAGGCTATGTGGGCACCATCCTTTCATATGCAACTGAAGAGAATGACAACAAGCTGGTTCTTCATGGCAGACATGGTGCCACCTATGACTCTCTTCACTTTGTCATCGGAGACCCAGTCTTCCGAGAACTACCCATTGTCCCACTGGTGGATGGCAACTGGCACCATACTTGCTTCATCTGGTCTTCCATCCAAGGCAAATACTGGTTTTATGTTGACCGAAGATTAATATCTACCAGCTCCAGATTTCAAAAAGGTTATGAGATCCCTCCTGGAGGATCTTTAGTCCTTGGTCAAGAGCAGGACACCTTGGGTGGTGGCTTTGACAGCTCAGAAGCGTTTGTTGGACACCTGGCAGGATTTGCTATGTGGAATAGAGCTTTAACACCTGGAGAAGTCTCTACCATTGCCACTGGGAAAGGCTTACCAAGAGGGACCATCTTAACCATAGCTGATGCATCTTCCCTTCATGGTTCAGTGGAGCGGGTGGACTGTACCTGTCTGGAACACTGTCTGTAG